Below is a window of Deinococcus aerophilus DNA.
TATCGGCAGGACCATTTCTGGGCGTCGTCGCTTTCGAAGTACTGCAGCCAGTTATCGAGGGTTCTTCCCTGCTCTGCCAGGATGACTTGCACCAGGGGCACCAGGTCGGGCGCCAGGGCCAGACCCACCAGACTCGCCCAGGGGTAAGGACAGGCCCGCAAGGCCGCGTCGGTCTCGGTGCCGAGGAATTCCAGGCTGGTTCCCGTGACCATCGGCTCATCGTCAGCGTCCTAGGTGACGTGGTTTTGCGGCGTCCAGTACCGTGGCCGCCTCCGGAGGTGCCTCCGCATGATGGCGGCGCGCCCCTCTTCACCTCCGAACTCCAGGACGTAAGAGCCGTACTCCTCAAACCGCACCACGCGGTAGGGGGCGGTGTACTGCCCCCACATGGCCATCAGGGCCTGATTGACGGCTCCGGCATATTCCTGGGAACTGGACGCCTCCTTAGCACCTGACACTTTGCGGAAAATGGCGTCCTGAACGCAGTGCGGCATAACAAATCGTCTCCCTTTTTATGCGCTCAGCATGCTCGTTTGTCCCATCAACCCCAGGCCCTAAACGGCGTTAAACTGGAGGACATGACCGCCCGTCCGCTGTCCCGCTCTGCCGAGGACTACCTCAAGCACCTGTACCTGCTGGGCCACGCCTCAGAGCCGGCCGCCCGGGACGGGGCGGGCAAAGTCAGCACCCAGGCGCTGGCCGGCGCGCTGGAAGTGGCCCCCGCCAGCGTAACCGGCATGCTGCGCAAGCTCACCGAGCAGGGACTGGTGGCGCACGCGCCGTACCAGGGCGCGGGCCTGACTGCCGAGGGCGAGCGCGTGGCCCTGGAAGTCCTGCGCCACCACCGCCTGCTGGAGCTGTTCTTGCACCGCGCCCTGGGCGTGCCGCTCGACGAGGTCCACGAGGAGGCCGAGCGGCTGGAACACGCCCTGAGCGAGCGGCTGGAGGCGCGTATCGCCGCGTGGCTGGGCGATCCCACCCACGATCCGCACGGCGACCCGATTCCCACCCTGGCCGGCGAGCTGCCCGAGCGCGCCGAGCGCCGCCTGACCCAGCTTGCGCCCGGTGAGACGGCGGCGGTGGCCCGCGTGCCCGACCACGATCCAGCCAGTCTGCGGGCCCTGATGGCGGCGGGCCTGACTCCGGGGGCCTGCGTGACCGTGCGGACGGTGGACGCGGCGCTGGGTACCCTGACGCTGGCGCTGCCGGGCCGCGACCTGACGCTGGCACTGGCGGTGGCCGGACAGGTCCAGGTGCACGCAGACGCGCCCTGAAGGGGCGGCGGGTTCAGGGGCGCCCTGCACAGCCGGGGCACTACAGACGGGGCACTTCCCGCACCGGGCCTCCGCCGCTGGGCCAGCCCTCAAAATGGCTCCATGCCTGATTCCGAACGCGAACTTAACTTTGCCCGTGAAATCATCGGTGAGCGCAGCTACCGCGAGGTGCCCACCGATGAGGTCCTGCGCGAGGCCGAGCGCCTGCTGAACGGCTGGATGGCGGGCGAGATGCGCATGGAACGGCCCAAGCTCTACGACCACTACGCCCTGCTGCTGCTTGCCCTGCTGCAGAAAAACCGCGAGCTGGAAGCCCGCCTCTCGGCGCTGGAGGCCCGCGGTGCCTGATCCCGCCATCAGGATCAAGGTCTGCGGCACCACCACGGTGGCCGACGCCGTTCACGCGGCGCAGGCCGGAGCGGACGCGCTGGGCTTCATCTTCGCGCCGGTCAGCAAACGCCGGGTCAGTGCGGCGGTGGCGCGCGAGGCGGGCCTGAATGTGGGGCCGTCGGTGGCGCGGGTGGGCGTCTTTCTGGACCAGGGCCTGGACGAGGTTCTGCGTACGGCCGAGGCGGCCCGGGTCAGCGCGGTGCAGCTGCACGGTTCGCTGCCGGGGGTTTACGTGCGCCGGATCGCCGGGTATTATCCCGTTCTGCGCGTTCTGCGCCCCGCCGACCTGACGACGGAAAAGAACGTGTGGGAGGGTGTTTCTGGCGTTACGCTCATGCTCGATGCCCCCGAGCCGGGCGGCGGGGTGCCGCTGGACTGGGCGGCGCTGGCCCCGCACTTTCCCTCCGGGGCGTGGCTGGCGGGGGGGCTGGGACCGTGGAACGTGGCGCAGGCCATCCGCGCCCTGCAGCCCGCCGGAGTGGACGCGGTGAGCCGGCTGGAAGCCCGTCCTGGCGTGAAGGATCCGTCGGCGGTCGAGGCCTTCATCGCCGCGGTCCGGATCAGCATGAACCCGAGTTATCCACAGTGAAACTGAGCCCTGTGGATAACTCGGCCCAGCCGCTCTTTTCTGCGTACTCGTCAAAAAGACTGTCCTGGACGCCGCTGCCCCCACCGGCTGCCGGACAGGTCGGAACAGTTATCCACAGCTTGTCCACAGCCCCTGTGGACAACTCTGTGGATAACCGGCAGGTCTCTCAGAGGCGCGGGCCAATTTCTGCGTCATCCACAGCCTTCAGCCCAAACCAGCCCGCGATGACCTGTCCGGCCTGCACCACGTTGACCGCCGTGCCCAGGTCCACCCCCGTGCCGGCAAAGGGCACGCGTGCCACGGTGTGGCCCTTGGTGCCCAGGTCTTCCAGGTTGCCGTGGTCGCTGCCCACCACCACTCGCGCCCCGGCCTCCAGCGCGCCGCGCAGCAGGGCGTCCACGCGGGCCAGATAGGCCAGGGCCGCGGCCCGCGTGTCGGGTAAGGGTCCGTCTGCCCGGCCCCGGTGGCCCAGCAGGTCGCCAAACCACAGGTCGGCCACGATCAGGTCGTGGTCGTCCGTGGCGCGGGCGAGGGCCTGCCCCAGGCGGGTCACCTCCTCCTGCGTCTGGAAGGGGGCAAAGGGAGCGCGGTACTCCAGCCCCAGGGTGGCCCCCAGCGGCGGCACCCCCGGCGGATTGAGGGCCTGCCCCGCCGCCACGAACGAAAAGGGAAAGCAGCCCATGCGCGGGCGCCGCTCCTGGGCCTGGAAGTACTGCGGCACGTAGTGGTTGGCAAGCGCCGCCCGTGCCCCGGCCCGCGTGAGCCGCACCGGCAGGCTGGCCCGGCGCAGCAGGCGCTGCAGGGTCGGCCCCGGATGCGGGCCAAAATGCTCGCCGCCCCCCTTGCCCATCAGCCGCACGGCGTCGGTGCCGGTCAGCCAGCAGCTTTGCCCGGTGCCCGACTGCGGCAGCCCCGGCACACCCAGCGTGGCGTCCAGGGCCCGTCCTGCCTCCAGCAGTGGGCGCAGGGTGGGCAGTTCCTGCTCCCACACGCTGCCGGGCGGCGCGTCCACAGGATGGCCCACGCCGTCCAGGGCCAGCCACAACACCCCGTTCATGGGCGGCAGCATAGAGCAGGTGGGGGGATGGACTGCCCGCCCAGGCCCGCCGCTGTGCCAACATCAGGCCCACCCATGACCGACACCCTGATCCTTGCCGTGCCTGATCCCGCCGTGGTGGCAGTGATCGGCGCGCCGCTCGCGGGGGGCAGCACCTTCGCGGCACGTCACTTCCGGCCGTCCGAAGTGCTGTCGGGGGACTTCCTTCAAGGACTGGACCACCGGCTGTCGCGGGGCGAGCGGGCCGTGGTGGACGCCGCGCTGACCCGGCCCGCCCAGCGCCGGCCCCTGCTGGAGGCCGCCCGCACGCATGACCTGCCCGCCGTCGCGGTGGTTCTGGACCTGCCCCGGCAGGTGTTGCAGGAGCGGGCGGCGCGGCTGGGCCGCAATCCGGCGCCGCTGCTGGACAGTTTTGGTGAGCTGCGCCGGACCCTGGGCGGCCTGCAGAAGGAGGGCTTTGAGCAGGTGTGGGTCCTGCGTTCGCAGGCCCAGGTGGAGGCCGCGCAGCTTGTGCGCGTGCCGCTGCCTCCCGACCGCCGCGACCTGAGCGGGCCCTTTGACTTCATCGGGGACGTGCACGGCTGCCTGCCCGAACTGCTGGAGCTGCTGAACCGTTTGGGCTACCCGGCGCAGGGAGAACAGGGAAGGCCTGCGCCGGGCCGCACCGCCGTCTTTCTGGGTGACCTGACCGACCGCGGACCGGACTCGGCGGGCGTTTTGCGGCGGGTGATGGAGATGACGGCCTCGGGCACGGCGCTGTGCGTTCCGGGCAACCACGATGAAAAACTGCTGCGGGCGCTGGAGGGCCGGGGGGTCAAGCCGCTGCACGGACTGGGGGAAACGCTGGCGCAGCTGGACGCGGCGGGAGACGCTTTTCAGGCGCGGGTCCGCACGTTTCTGGGGGGGCTGCCGGACCATCTGGTGCTGGACGGCGGACGGGTGGTCGCGGCGCACGCCGGCCTGCCCGAGCGCTACCACGGGCGCACCTCGGGGCGGGTCCGCCGCTTCGCGCTGTACGGCGATGTGGACGGCACCCGGGACGAGCTGGGCCTGCCGGTTCGCCGTGACTGGGGAGCCGGGTACCGGGGACAGGCCATCGTGGTCTACGGTCACACTCCGGTGGCCGCGCCGCGCTGGGTCAACCGCACGGTGGACATCGACACCGGCTGCGCGTTCGGCGGCCACCTGACGGCGCTGCGCTACCCCGAGCTGGAGTTGGTCAGCGTGCCCGCACGCCGGGTCTACGTGTCGCCGCCGCGCCCGCTGCCGCTGCTGGGGCCGGCGGTTCCGGCTCCGCCGCCGGTGCTGTCCCCGCCCGCGTGAGGTCGGCTCACCACCACCCGCGCCGGCGGAACGAGTACGCCAGCCCCACGCCGATCAGCACGAAACTGCTCCAGGCCAGGGCGTAGCCCTGCGGCCAGCGCAGCTCGGGCATGTGCTGAAAATTCATGCCCCATACCCCCGCCAGAAAGGTCAGGGGCAAAAAGATCACGCTCACGGCCGTCAGGGTGCGCATCACCTCGTTCATGCGCTGGCCTTGCAGGCTCAGGTGCAGGTCCAGCACGCCGGTCAGAAAGTCGCGCAGGCCGTCCAGACGGCTGCCCGCACGCGTGAAACTGTCCTGCACGTCGCGGTAGCGCACCAGATCGGCGGGCGAGCCGGTGGCGTGGCGGCCCAGCAGCGCGGCGGCCTCGCGGGCGTCCCCGGCCAGCCGGCGGGCCCGCGAGATCAGGTGCTTGACCGCGAAGATCTCGGGCACCGGCTGGGCGCGGCGGTCGCGGAACACTCGCTCCTCCAGCGCCTCGGTGCGTCCCTCCAGGGTGTCGGCCAGCGTGAAGAAGGTCTCAGCGGTGTGGTCGAGCAATTCATAGGCGATTTCGGCGGGGGTGTTGCACGCCTCGCGCCCGACGAGTTCCCAGACCGCCGTCAGCGCCTGCGTGCCCGCCGAACTCAGGGTCAGCGCCGCATCTGGAAAGATAAAAACGCTGACCCGCTCGGTAAAGTCATCGGCCTCGGCCGGGCGCGCGAACGACCGCACCGTGATGAAGGCGTGTTCGGGGTACTGCTCGGCGCGGCTCCAGTGCCCGGGTTCCAGCGCGTCCTCCAGCGCAAAGCGGTGGAGGGGAAAGGCGGCCTGCAGGCGCGCCAGCTCCTCGGGGGCGGCTTCCTGCGCGTCTACCCAGACGCCCGTGGTCTGTCCGGTCCAGCTCACGCTCTGTCCGGTGGCAAGGTGCTTGGCGCGGATCATGCCGGGAATCGTAGAGCGTGGGCGGACACGGGGGCCGTGCGGCGCGGCCCGCATCGCCTATCCTGGGGCGCATGACGGGAGCGCTGTGGCTGTGGGTGATGCTGGGCGGCGCGGTGGGCGCGGCCTGCCGCCAGGGTGTGGTGCTGCTGCTCGCGCCGCTGGTGGTCCGCAGCGGTTTTCCGGTGGCCGTGCTGCTCATCAACGTGCTCGGGTCGTTCCTGCTGGGCCTGACCCTGGCCCTGGCCGGGCGCGGCATGGTGCCCGAGGCCGCGCGGCTGGCCTTCGGCACCGGGGTGCTGGGGGCCTTTACCACCTTCTCGACCTTTTCCAGCGAACTGGACGTTCTGCTGCTGCGCGGGCAGGTGGCCCCGGCACTGACCTACGCCGCCGCCAGCGTGGGTCTGGGCCTGACGGCAGCGGTGGCGGGGCGGCTGCTGGGAACGCGGCTGTGAGTCCGGCAGGGCGCCGGGGCACTCCGTGACCCGCCGGCGAAAAAAGGCCGAGCCGACACGCCCGCCCGAGCAGTTTCTGGAACTCTCGGAGGTGCTGGCGTACCTGGCACAGGTGATCGCGCGCGGGATGCCGGGAGCGGTGTGGGTGCGCGCCGAGATCGCCTCGGTGACCGACCGCCGCCACCTGTACCTGGATCTGGTGGAGCTGGGTGAGGGCGGCGAGGTCGCCAAGTGCCGCGCGACCCTGTGGGCCCGCGAGCGCTTTGCCCTGGAGGGCAAGTTCCGGCAGGCCACCGGCGGCACGCTCACGGCGGGCCTCAAGGTGCTGCTGTTCTGTCAGCCGGAGTTTCACCCGCAGTACGGCTTTTCCCTGAATGTGCTCGACGTGTTTCCCGAGTTCACGGTGGGGGACGCGGCGCTGCGCCTGGACACCCTGCGCCGCGCGCTGGTAGAGGAGGGCGTGTACGGACTCAACCGCCTGCTGTCCGTGCCCGCCGACTTCACGCGGGTCGCCGTGATCTCGCCCACGGGCGCGGCGGGCCTGGGCGACTTCCGGCGGGAGACGGACGCCCTGGACGCCGCCGGCCTCACGGAGTTCGTGTATCTGGAGGCCACCTTCCAGGGCCGGGAGGCCTCGGCCAGCCTGGGCCGGGCGGTGGGGGCGGCGCGTGAACTGCACCGGGAACGTCCGCTGGACGCGCTGGTGGTGATCCGGGGCGGCGGGGCCGTGACCGATCTGGCGTGGCTAAATGATCTGGACTTTGCCCGCGCCCTGGCGACCTTTCCCGCTCCGGTGATCACCGGGCTGGGCCACGCCCGCGACGACACCCTGCCCGACGAGGTGGCCTGCGTGCGCACCGACACGCCCAGCAAGGCGGCGGCCCTGATTGTCCGTACGGTGGCGGGGGCCGCCGCGCAGGCGCAGGAGGATGCCCGCAGCGTCCGCGCCCACGCTGCCCGCGTGCTGGTGGACGCCGACGCCGCCGCCGCGTGGGCCATCGACCGGGCACGCGCCGCCGCGGGGCGCCATACCCAGGCGGCAGGCGCAGACGTGGACGCCCTGATGCGTCAGGCGCTGGGCCTCACCCCGGCCCGGACCCTGGCCCGCGGATACGCGCTGGTGCGCGGCGAGGACGGCCAGCCGGTGACGCGCGCCGCGGGGGTGCGGGCGGGTCAGGCCCTGATCCTGGAATTCACCGATGGTTCGGTGCGCACAGAAGTGGCAGACTCCAGGGAATGAATCCCTCAGACCGGACGGCATCAGAGGTGCTGGGTCCGCTGTACCTGGCGGACGTGCGCGAGCGGATGTGCGGACTGAAGTCCCTGGGCGAAGGAGCGCTGACGCAGCTGCGCGACGACGACTGGCACACGGTTCTGTCCGACGATGGAAACTCGGCCGCCGTATTGATTCAGCACCTGCACGGCAACATGCATGCCCGGTGGGGTGCGTTGCGGAGCGGCTACCGCCCGGGGACGGAGGGCGAACCCGAGACCCGTGACCGTGACGCCGAATTCACCGATACGCAGCACACCCCGGCCGAACTGTGGCGGCGGTGGCACGACGGCTGGGCGGTCTATCTGGGCGCGCTGGACGCCCTGACTCCGGAGGACCTGGCGGCGCCCCTGACCATTCGCGGCGAAACGCACACCGTCTTGCAGGCGGCGCAGCGGCAGGTGATGCACTACAGCGGGCATGTCTACCAGCTGGTACTGCTCGTCAAGACCCTGCGCGGCGGGCAATGGCAGACCCTCAGCATTGCGCGGGGCGGCTCGGCGGGTTTTAACGCCGCCATGCAGGCGCGGCGCGGCTGAGGCTCAGGTTTTCCAGTCTTCTGGTTCGGGGTCCGGATGGCCTCCCGGCAGCGTTGGCTCCTCCGGCCCGGTGGCGACCGGGCGGCGGTCGTCGCTGATCCAGTCGCTCCACGACCCGGCGTACAGGCGGTTGTCCGGCCCCAGCGGGGTGCCCGCCAGCTCACGCGCGAGCAGGTTGGGGGCCGCGCTGACCCCGCTGCCGCAGTACGTGATGGTGGGGGCCTCCCCAGCGTCCAGCCGCGCGGCCTGGGCCTCTGCCGCCCGGTACAAACCACGCCCGTCCAGCGCGCCGCTCCAGTCGCGGTTGACGGCTCCGGGGATGTGCCCGGCCTTGCGGTCCAGCGGCTCGCTCTCTCCCCGGTAGCGCGCAGGCGCGCGCGAGTCGATCAGCAGCGTGCCGGCGGGGCGCTGCTGCACGTCCCCGGCGGTGGCGAGCATGCCGGGCTGCACGTCCGGAACAAAGGTGGTGGGGGCGCAGGTGGGCTCTGCCGTGTCCGCCGTGCCTCCCACCGCCAGAAACGCGGGCCAGCCGCCGTCCAGTACGTATACCTCGCGGTGGCCCAGCCAGCGCAGCAGCCACCACGCCCGCGCCGCGTAGAACCCCTGGCCGCTGCCGGGGTCGTCGTAGGCCACCACCACGCTGTCGTTGCCGATGCCGATGCTGCCCAGCCACCCGGCCAGGTCCGTCGGGTCGGGCAGGGGGTGACGCCCGCCCATGCCGCCGGGCTGCACCGGGCCGCTCAGGTCGGTTTCCAGATCGGCGTAGCTGGCCCCCGGAATGTGGCCGGACAGGTAGGCGATGCGCCCGACCAGCGGGTCCGACAGGGCGTAGCGGCAATCCAGCACCCGCAGGCGGTCGTCGTGCAGGTGCCCGAGCAACCATCCGGCGGACTTCAGGGGAGAGGAGGGCGGCGTCATGCGGACAGGCTACACCGCGCCTGTGCGGTGGAAAACCGCCGGAATCTTGAGTTAAAACAAAAAACCCGCCCTCTGCGGACGGTGATAAGAAAAATATAGCGTGGAATGCAGGCGCTGTCAAATCCATGCGGAGCTCACGGATTCCGCCGTGCTGGACGCCTGTTTTCCCGTGGCCCTCCCTCGGGAACTGTATGGAGTATTCAAAGCGGGCCGTATTCAAAGCTGGCCAGAGCGCCAGCGGGAAGGCTGCCCTGGGAACCAACAACCTGAAGACCAGAACAAAAAAGCCGCCCTCTGCGGACGGTGTTGATAAAGAAGATAGCGTCGTATACGGCGTTCGTCAAGATATGCAGGCGGCTGGGCTATGCAGGGTGGGCGCGGCGGGCCCGCAGGCGCTATACTCCCGGTTCTGTGGCTTCCGTTGCCCCGCCGTGTGGGCGGACTGACGGAACGGAAGCGTCGGCGGAACTGCCCTGACGCCGGGCGGGACCGACACCGAAGAGGAGCGTCTGAAATGCATAAAGTTGCCATTGTGGGCCGACCCAACGTCGGCAAATCCAGTCTGTTCAATCGCCTGATCGGGCGGCGCGACGCCGTCGTGGCCGATTTCCCCGGCGTGACCCGGGACGCCAAGGAAGGCACCATGCTCTACCACAACCACCGCATCACGCTGGTGGACACAGGCGGGCTGTGGAGCGGCGACGAGTGGGAAGCCGCCATTCGTGAGAAGGCCGAGTGGGCCATGGAGGGCGCGCAGGCCGTGATCTTCGTGCTTGACCCGCGCGAGGGCCTCTCGGCCGCCGACTATGAGGTGGCCGACTGGCTGCGCAAGCTGGGCACGCCGGTCATCGTGGTTGCCAACAAGATCGACAGCCAGAAGCACGAGGTGTATCTGGCCGAGCTGTGGGGCCTGGGCTTTGGCGACCCGGTGCCGATCAGCGCCGAACACGCCCGTGGCCTCGACGACCTGATGGACCGGGTGATGACCCATCTGCCCGAGGACGACGAGGACGTGCCGGAAATCGCGCCCATCCGCATCTCGCTGATCGGGCGGCCCAACGTGGGCAAGTCCAGCCTGCTGAACGCCATCGTGCAGTCGGACCGTGCCATCGTGGCCGACCAGCCGGGCACCACCCGCGACAGTCTGGACGTGGAGTGGGACTACGGCGGCCAGCGCTTCGTGCTGGTGGACACGGCGGGCATTCGCAAGAAGCCCGACACCGCCATCGAGGATTACGCCATCCAGCGCAGTCAGGCGGCCATCGGACGCAGCGACCTGATCTGGCTGGTGGTCAATGCCACCGAGATCGGCGACCACGAGCTCAAGCTGGCCAACCTCGCCTACGACAGCGGCAAACCGGTGATCGTGGTGGTGAACAAGTGGGATCTGGTGCCCGACGATGAGCTCAAGCGCACCGAAAAGGACCTGAACCAGAAGCTGCACCACATCTCCTACGCGCCGCGCGTGTACACCAGCGCCATCAACGACTACGGCATTCACGAGATGCTTGCCGAGGCCATGAAGCTGCACGACAAGTGGCAAAGCCGCATCCCCACCAGCGAACTCAACCGCTGGCTGGAGGTCTGGCAGATGCGCCAGTCGGTGCCGAACTTCCACGGCAAGAAGCTGCGGATGTACTTCATGACCCAGGTGGAGACTGCTCCGCCGACCTTCGCCATCTTCTGCAACCGCGCCGATTTCGTGACCCGGGCCTACGAGGGCTTTTTGCAAAACCGCATCCGCGAGGACCTGCAGCTCGCCGGCATTCCGGTGCGCCTCAAGTGGAAGGAGAAGGGCCCGTACAAGCGGGGCAAGAAAGGCGAGGAAGCCGAAGCGTAGTTTTGCTGTACAGCCCGTGTGGCCCCTACAGCGCAGTGCCGCAACCTAAACCGGCGTTCACCCAAGTCGGGTCTGGAACGCCGTGGCGGCTTTCAGACTGCCGGTATGTCTCAAAAAACCCTGTCTGACCTGTCCGAGCAGATGCGCAAGATCGATA
It encodes the following:
- a CDS encoding DUF1572 family protein, with product MNPSDRTASEVLGPLYLADVRERMCGLKSLGEGALTQLRDDDWHTVLSDDGNSAAVLIQHLHGNMHARWGALRSGYRPGTEGEPETRDRDAEFTDTQHTPAELWRRWHDGWAVYLGALDALTPEDLAAPLTIRGETHTVLQAAQRQVMHYSGHVYQLVLLVKTLRGGQWQTLSIARGGSAGFNAAMQARRG
- a CDS encoding metalloenzyme domain protein gives rise to the protein MNGVLWLALDGVGHPVDAPPGSVWEQELPTLRPLLEAGRALDATLGVPGLPQSGTGQSCWLTGTDAVRLMGKGGGEHFGPHPGPTLQRLLRRASLPVRLTRAGARAALANHYVPQYFQAQERRPRMGCFPFSFVAAGQALNPPGVPPLGATLGLEYRAPFAPFQTQEEVTRLGQALARATDDHDLIVADLWFGDLLGHRGRADGPLPDTRAAALAYLARVDALLRGALEAGARVVVGSDHGNLEDLGTKGHTVARVPFAGTGVDLGTAVNVVQAGQVIAGWFGLKAVDDAEIGPRL
- the xseA gene encoding exodeoxyribonuclease VII large subunit, coding for MTRRRKKAEPTRPPEQFLELSEVLAYLAQVIARGMPGAVWVRAEIASVTDRRHLYLDLVELGEGGEVAKCRATLWARERFALEGKFRQATGGTLTAGLKVLLFCQPEFHPQYGFSLNVLDVFPEFTVGDAALRLDTLRRALVEEGVYGLNRLLSVPADFTRVAVISPTGAAGLGDFRRETDALDAAGLTEFVYLEATFQGREASASLGRAVGAARELHRERPLDALVVIRGGGAVTDLAWLNDLDFARALATFPAPVITGLGHARDDTLPDEVACVRTDTPSKAAALIVRTVAGAAAQAQEDARSVRAHAARVLVDADAAAAWAIDRARAAAGRHTQAAGADVDALMRQALGLTPARTLARGYALVRGEDGQPVTRAAGVRAGQALILEFTDGSVRTEVADSRE
- a CDS encoding metal-dependent transcriptional regulator, with product MTARPLSRSAEDYLKHLYLLGHASEPAARDGAGKVSTQALAGALEVAPASVTGMLRKLTEQGLVAHAPYQGAGLTAEGERVALEVLRHHRLLELFLHRALGVPLDEVHEEAERLEHALSERLEARIAAWLGDPTHDPHGDPIPTLAGELPERAERRLTQLAPGETAAVARVPDHDPASLRALMAAGLTPGACVTVRTVDAALGTLTLALPGRDLTLALAVAGQVQVHADAP
- a CDS encoding metallophosphoesterase; translated protein: MTDTLILAVPDPAVVAVIGAPLAGGSTFAARHFRPSEVLSGDFLQGLDHRLSRGERAVVDAALTRPAQRRPLLEAARTHDLPAVAVVLDLPRQVLQERAARLGRNPAPLLDSFGELRRTLGGLQKEGFEQVWVLRSQAQVEAAQLVRVPLPPDRRDLSGPFDFIGDVHGCLPELLELLNRLGYPAQGEQGRPAPGRTAVFLGDLTDRGPDSAGVLRRVMEMTASGTALCVPGNHDEKLLRALEGRGVKPLHGLGETLAQLDAAGDAFQARVRTFLGGLPDHLVLDGGRVVAAHAGLPERYHGRTSGRVRRFALYGDVDGTRDELGLPVRRDWGAGYRGQAIVVYGHTPVAAPRWVNRTVDIDTGCAFGGHLTALRYPELELVSVPARRVYVSPPRPLPLLGPAVPAPPPVLSPPA
- a CDS encoding sulfurtransferase, with product MTPPSSPLKSAGWLLGHLHDDRLRVLDCRYALSDPLVGRIAYLSGHIPGASYADLETDLSGPVQPGGMGGRHPLPDPTDLAGWLGSIGIGNDSVVVAYDDPGSGQGFYAARAWWLLRWLGHREVYVLDGGWPAFLAVGGTADTAEPTCAPTTFVPDVQPGMLATAGDVQQRPAGTLLIDSRAPARYRGESEPLDRKAGHIPGAVNRDWSGALDGRGLYRAAEAQAARLDAGEAPTITYCGSGVSAAPNLLARELAGTPLGPDNRLYAGSWSDWISDDRRPVATGPEEPTLPGGHPDPEPEDWKT
- the der gene encoding ribosome biogenesis GTPase Der, which encodes MHKVAIVGRPNVGKSSLFNRLIGRRDAVVADFPGVTRDAKEGTMLYHNHRITLVDTGGLWSGDEWEAAIREKAEWAMEGAQAVIFVLDPREGLSAADYEVADWLRKLGTPVIVVANKIDSQKHEVYLAELWGLGFGDPVPISAEHARGLDDLMDRVMTHLPEDDEDVPEIAPIRISLIGRPNVGKSSLLNAIVQSDRAIVADQPGTTRDSLDVEWDYGGQRFVLVDTAGIRKKPDTAIEDYAIQRSQAAIGRSDLIWLVVNATEIGDHELKLANLAYDSGKPVIVVVNKWDLVPDDELKRTEKDLNQKLHHISYAPRVYTSAINDYGIHEMLAEAMKLHDKWQSRIPTSELNRWLEVWQMRQSVPNFHGKKLRMYFMTQVETAPPTFAIFCNRADFVTRAYEGFLQNRIREDLQLAGIPVRLKWKEKGPYKRGKKGEEAEA
- a CDS encoding magnesium transporter CorA family protein, encoding MIRAKHLATGQSVSWTGQTTGVWVDAQEAAPEELARLQAAFPLHRFALEDALEPGHWSRAEQYPEHAFITVRSFARPAEADDFTERVSVFIFPDAALTLSSAGTQALTAVWELVGREACNTPAEIAYELLDHTAETFFTLADTLEGRTEALEERVFRDRRAQPVPEIFAVKHLISRARRLAGDAREAAALLGRHATGSPADLVRYRDVQDSFTRAGSRLDGLRDFLTGVLDLHLSLQGQRMNEVMRTLTAVSVIFLPLTFLAGVWGMNFQHMPELRWPQGYALAWSSFVLIGVGLAYSFRRRGWW
- a CDS encoding phosphoribosylanthranilate isomerase, whose protein sequence is MPDPAIRIKVCGTTTVADAVHAAQAGADALGFIFAPVSKRRVSAAVAREAGLNVGPSVARVGVFLDQGLDEVLRTAEAARVSAVQLHGSLPGVYVRRIAGYYPVLRVLRPADLTTEKNVWEGVSGVTLMLDAPEPGGGVPLDWAALAPHFPSGAWLAGGLGPWNVAQAIRALQPAGVDAVSRLEARPGVKDPSAVEAFIAAVRISMNPSYPQ
- the crcB gene encoding fluoride efflux transporter CrcB, encoding MTGALWLWVMLGGAVGAACRQGVVLLLAPLVVRSGFPVAVLLINVLGSFLLGLTLALAGRGMVPEAARLAFGTGVLGAFTTFSTFSSELDVLLLRGQVAPALTYAAASVGLGLTAAVAGRLLGTRL